One genomic window of Elaeis guineensis isolate ETL-2024a chromosome 2, EG11, whole genome shotgun sequence includes the following:
- the LOC105057520 gene encoding PITH domain-containing protein At3g04780 isoform X2, producing MESVAASAIPRGQVDLVDFVDWSGVECLNQSTSHSLINAVKQGYRDDDGLHLESDADEQLLIYIPFAQVIKLHSIVIKGPEEEGPKMVKLFTNKEHMGFSNVSDYPPSDSIAFTPENLKGKAVNLKYVKFQSVRSLTIFIEDNQGGNDISKVQKIVLYGTTVDTTNMKDLKKIEEH from the exons ATGGAATCCGTAGCGGCTTCTGCGATCCCACGAGGACAG GTGGATCTAGTCGATTTCGTGGACTGGAGCGGAGTCGAATGCCTTAATCAGAGCACGAGTCACTCGCTTATCAATGCCGTGAAACAG GGTTATAGGGATGATGATGGTTTGCATCTGGAGAGCGATGCAGATGAGCAACTTTTGATTTATATTCCTTTCGCTCAAGTGATCAAGCTGCATTCAATTGTTATTAAAGGGCCGGAAGAGGAAG GCCCAAAGATGGTTAAACTTTTCACAAACAAGGAGCACATGGGCTTTAG TAATGTTAGTGACTACCCACCCAGTGACTCAATTGCTTTTACCCCAGAAAATCTAAAG GGAAAGGCTGTTAACTTGAAGTATGTCAAGTTTCAGAGTGTTCGCAG CTTGACAATTTTTATTGAGGACAACCAAGGTGGTAATGACATCTCTAAGGTTCAGAAGATTGTCCTTTATGGAACTAC GGTGGACACAACAAACATGAAGGATTTGAAGAAGATTGAAGAGCACTAA
- the LOC105057520 gene encoding PITH domain-containing protein At3g04780 isoform X1 has product MESVAASAIPRGQVDLVDFVDWSGVECLNQSTSHSLINAVKQGYRDDDGLHLESDADEQLLIYIPFAQVIKLHSIVIKGPEEEGPKMVKLFTNKEHMGFSNVSDYPPSDSIAFTPENLKGKAVNLKYVKFQSVRSLTIFIEDNQGGNDISKVQKIVLYGTTRFAVYRGRFHESYRHSLIRGDNKCAWPLFYYSPNFHIQPVINGPTFFSHIKEKMLLSFLGYARSLPISARCRNIE; this is encoded by the exons ATGGAATCCGTAGCGGCTTCTGCGATCCCACGAGGACAG GTGGATCTAGTCGATTTCGTGGACTGGAGCGGAGTCGAATGCCTTAATCAGAGCACGAGTCACTCGCTTATCAATGCCGTGAAACAG GGTTATAGGGATGATGATGGTTTGCATCTGGAGAGCGATGCAGATGAGCAACTTTTGATTTATATTCCTTTCGCTCAAGTGATCAAGCTGCATTCAATTGTTATTAAAGGGCCGGAAGAGGAAG GCCCAAAGATGGTTAAACTTTTCACAAACAAGGAGCACATGGGCTTTAG TAATGTTAGTGACTACCCACCCAGTGACTCAATTGCTTTTACCCCAGAAAATCTAAAG GGAAAGGCTGTTAACTTGAAGTATGTCAAGTTTCAGAGTGTTCGCAG CTTGACAATTTTTATTGAGGACAACCAAGGTGGTAATGACATCTCTAAGGTTCAGAAGATTGTCCTTTATGGAACTAC GCGATTCGCAGTGTACCGTGGGAGATTTCATGAGTCGTATAGGCATAGCCTAATACGTGGTGACAATAAATGCGCATGGCCATTGTTCTATTATTCTCCAAACTTTCACATCCAACCAGTGATCAATGGCCCAACTTTCTTTTCCCATATTAAAGAAAAGATGTTACTGTCTTTCCTTGGATACGCTCGCAGCTTACCTATCTCGGCTAGATGTAGGAATAttgaatag